Within the Erigeron canadensis isolate Cc75 chromosome 6, C_canadensis_v1, whole genome shotgun sequence genome, the region AAGGTAAAACTTTCCACTTTCTTTTTACGTACACCGCTAGATTAAAAGCTCATTGGCTAGCTTTTGtatattttaagattttcaTTACACGTACGTACCGCCTACTAATGttttaaaaccaaaatttgTCTCAAGATACATTAATTGTCAACAAACACATTTCGCTAAGAATCACTCATGTAAATCATAAAGATGTCGATTTTACAAAAGGTCCTATATATATGAtgagctagctagctagccttACGGCCACCACACTAGCTACTTACCACGTACCCGTAACAGATGAATTGTTCCCAATCGTACGAGAACTTTTAAACTAGACTGGACCAAACCAAATTAGATCAGACCGAGCCGGACCAGCCTGATTGGTCATGTTCCCCTGACCCAATTACACCTAGCTAGCTAGGAGGACtaattaatgaatatatatgacaagggtcacttttatcatatatatcatcatcccaaatacatgcatatatattctATAGACACGAGTACTAAATGAGCCAAATTAATTAAGCACATGTTCTAGCTAGCTCGATCATTGACTTCCTGTGAATCCAATGCTTGAATCGTTCATCGAACAAGTGAAGCTGTTTAACTCTTGTTGCAAACTGAACGTTCTTGGCTGATCGTTCCCCAATTTTACACCAAGAAAATCTCTTGTCAAACTACCATCACCAGAGTCAATGCCGCTTGATGTCTTTTGCTTCAACTccgccatcatcatcatcattagtcCATCTGCGCCGTGCATCATCTGATCACCACTTAAGTTCTCACATTGGCTCAAAGAAGAAGAACCAAACCCGGACATCTCATGACTTTTGTTCATGAGCTGAAACCCGCTTGAGCAGGTACTTGTCGTGGACCCAATTTGAGACGCCTTTTGTAAGAGGGCAGTGGCGGACAAAAGAGTTGGAGGAGGCTGTGCGTTAGGACAACCACCATAATCATTATACATTGGGCTCAAGTCCATTTCCTCTTGGTCGTTGTTATCTTGTTCCTCTTTTAAGGGCATTTCTGTATAATTTCCAATTGCTCCTTGGTTTCTACTCAGCCATTGCATCATTTCTGATGATAAGATTCCACCATTATTGTTGTTATTCAAACTTGTTGACCCCAAAAATGATGAGCTATTTGTCGAATTTGTAAGaggaatattattattaatgttgtAATCATGGTTGTGTAACCAAGTTGGTAACCTTGGTTTCAACCCATTTCCATCTGGACCTCTTTCTAGCCCACTCACACCACCAAACATAACCGGAAACTGTGGATTCGTTATCCGGTTTATTCCAGTACCATTCATCATCATTAGCTCATTATGGAAATTGAGACTTGAGGTGTTTTGAAAGACTGGATATGAAGCCATTCTTGAATTTTCTTCCGATATAGCATCACAAAATGCTCTATGTGTTATAAAGCTATCTTTCCTGCATGTTCCATAATTATTGAAATTTATCATTCCAATTCATTcatcgtttatatatatatatatatatgtgtgtgtgtgataatCATCACTAATAATTAATAGCTAATACTTATGAAATCCGATTTCACAACATTCAGAAAGCTCTGAGCCAGCTTTCTGAATGTTGTGAGTCAATGTCATTCACATGGCCGGATCTCGCAAATATATAATCTCTTAGTCAAGTAATTAAATATCAGCCTAagcctaattaatcaacatatAAATCTAATTAATGATCGATAATCAAAATGCATGTATACCTGGAGAAAAGTGTTCCACAATCACATTTATACTCTCTAGTGCCACAAATCTTGCTATGAGCCTTCCAATCAGACTGAACCGCATACTTCTTCAAGCACTTATCACACTTCCACCTCTTCTCACCGTGTTTCCGGCTAAAATGCTTCTTAACACCCGTAAGATCTCCAAGAGCTCGAGAAGGATCATGATGCACACAAGTTGTTTCAGGACATATGTAAACTTTCTTTCTAACAACTTCATTTTTGTTCCTTTGCTTAAGCTTCCAAGGCAAGTTATGCCCTCTTCTATGAAGCTGCAAATTTTGATCTCTTTGGAAACCCTTGCTACATATCTCACACACGAATCGATTCGTTGCCATCAACGAAGTTGGCGACAACGCTATCACTTCTGCATctggatctatatatatatataataaactcaattaaataaaaacacacagacacacacacatatatatatatatatatatatatataaaacaaacaacaaattaTTGATATACCATGAtcaatattaattgatataccTGGGTTTCCCGGTAGATTGCGCTTTCGTTTAGtcgaattattattattattattattcttattattattagggttagggtttgagATTATTGTTTCATGAGTGAAAGGTGTAAGTGAAGAAGGTTGAGGTGATGAAAAACCATCACAAGACATCATTTCGGATCAACAAATTTTGAGTAATTATATAATAaggttataattaattaattaatcaatcaaagCTACTAAAAATAGCTAGATATATGCAAAATCaaagatggtgatgatgatgatgatgatgatgctatatatatatatatagtataacttttatatatatatttgatgatgatgaggtagGATGAGGATGATGTATGAGCATGTGATTCCATATATCAAATGTTCTTCAAAGATGATGACGCAAACCACCAAGAATAACAACCACCTAGCTTGTAAGTGTTCATGTTACTCCTTTTCATTAAACTACACATGGAGATCTTGTTGTTGCTTTGAATCTTGGTCAGaataatatcatatatgaaGAAATTAAGAGTACAcgtttgagaaaaaaaaaaaaaaagagtagagaatatatatattcaacacacttaaaaacaaacacacatacacagTGAGAgggaaagagagagagaattaTGTTTAGGTCACACACGGGTTGTTATGTAAAGTCGGTCAGTCAGAAACTCAAGTGGACCACATACATACCTCTCCCTCTCCCTTTGCATAATTATTGATGCCTTCTCCGTGAGTAACTTTTGACCTTTACTGCCAACTTATTCTTAttcacattttctttttttctcaattcctgccaaaatttatttttgttttactcGGTCTGATATATATAGAGTATAACTTAACGAGTTTAATGTGTAATACTCGAGTCGAactacatttatatataaaaaaaaaacactcagAATTCGACTCGGAAAAACTTTAGACTATTTTCAAATGCGTATAATTAAATGAATTCAGATGTGGAAAAGtttaaacaacatattaaaattAACAATTTCAATTTGGACAAGTCTAAATGAAAGCCTTGATAagaataaatatttacaaagataATTTATTTTCCTATCATTTATTTTGATGGTTGTATCGCCATTAAGTATTATCGGCTTATACAGTCagctataaaaattataaatgtgatacaataattataaatgattgtacgaatatcacttttcatttacaaaatatgattatatgattatttaaacaaatatGTATACcaagtacatatatacacacatacatatatatacatataggttttaggtaaaataaaacaagtattatagtaaaacaaataaaacaataggtttttcttcactgaaaatcactgtgcatcatgaaaatcatcgtgcatcaattgtttcgtgaatcttcgtgcatcagaTTAAAGATGATCTAATGGTTAAGATCccgtcttatttattttactttaatacttgttttacaatacccaacctcCATGGAgacacattttatttttcttttcgataaacgTTTATCTAAAATTTACACAATTTGaaacaaaagacaaaaacatcaaaaaacTTTGATCATGTATTCATGTCCATGCCAAATATATACCTCGTTTTATAAGTTCCTATAAAGCtgctttttattttgtttcactTAAAAAGAAATGAACTACTCGTACTACATGACAATGAACTTGTTAAATTACAGTATCATTTATAACTGTACCAATTAAACTGTTGGtggtacatatatacacattacatatataataattagcTTAAATCAATACTTAAACTGTAAAAAACTTGGATAAAATTTAacatcaaaaatttcaaaatgttATAATCGACAGAAACATGACCAGGATTGTTGTTGATTTCAACGTGAGCGTTGAGTtgtccttttatttttttccttctccAAGTCCGTGATTTACATTTTGCACTTGATTAGACCGAGTGATTGAATGTACAGTGCGGCCCCCACTCACCTAtgtttcatcattttatgaTATGTTGATATGTCCCTCCCGAGCAGTAAAAAAAACCACAGTTTTGACTAACTATTATTCACGCCTTACCTAATTAAATTTTACTTACACCTGCAACAAAAAGTTTTGACAATTTCAAACAAGAAGCTAAGTAATATTAACAACACAAGAATTTGGGCTATTGGGCTTTGGTTTCCATCTATGGGCCTTGAAACTCTAAATGCAAATCTATTATCTACTTGACTAGCTACTTGTCTAATTCAGGGCGTGCCTAACAGGGGAAgggttcttaaaatttaaattttgttatgtagtttttaatttttcatggattttaaaaattttgttataggtttttaacattttgtccccttctaaatttatatttcataaattttttaattttgtccccTCTGAGATTTTTTCTGATACCgcatttatatttacttagCCAGTTAGTCGTACATTAAATTATTCGTCTTAGTACATCCCATTATAGTTTAGTGGTTGAGCACCAGCTTTACATGTTGTAGGTCTCGAGTTTGAGACATGGGAAAGACATTTAAAGAGGAATTTCACTAAAAGTCCTCCAGTGAAACAGGTTTGAGTCTTGCAGAAGGAGCAGGGTTAtaccccaattaaatgtcgtgcctacGGAAggtttagttgggggtttctcctcctactaggtattgagagTGAGAggactctctagcgcggacccggttaagacaacgtaagctagatcccttgttacgagcaaatgatccatgcctttaaaaaaaagattattcGTCTTATTATATTggtatacctcataattttattttattatatactcgATTATTTAGTTGTTTTGACATTGATTAataccattattattatatcgCAAATAAAGTCTTTCAGTGTAGCAGGTTTGAGTCTTGCAAAGGGATATGGtgttatcccaattaaatgtcgtgccttcagGCGGTTTAGTTcgggtttctcctcctactaggtattgagggtcaGTGGACTCTCTAGCGCTGACCcaattaagacaacgtaaactAGATCCCCTGTTATGAGTAAATAATCCccccctttaaaaaaaataccattattattatttccaaaGTCAATTATGTATCAAATGCACAAGGACGGAAGATAAATTATCTCTTTTAAAACTAACAAGCtagttttttatgtttattgaaGACGTACAATTAtcagatttttattttttattttattgtgaTTACACTTCTCTTATAGATATATCTAAGAGAA harbors:
- the LOC122602529 gene encoding zinc finger protein BALDIBIS-like; this translates as MMSCDGFSSPQPSSLTPFTHETIISNPNPNNNKNNNNNNNSTKRKRNLPGNPDPDAEVIALSPTSLMATNRFVCEICSKGFQRDQNLQLHRRGHNLPWKLKQRNKNEVVRKKVYICPETTCVHHDPSRALGDLTGVKKHFSRKHGEKRWKCDKCLKKYAVQSDWKAHSKICGTREYKCDCGTLFSRKDSFITHRAFCDAISEENSRMASYPVFQNTSSLNFHNELMMMNGTGINRITNPQFPVMFGGVSGLERGPDGNGLKPRLPTWLHNHDYNINNNIPLTNSTNSSSFLGSTSLNNNNNGGILSSEMMQWLSRNQGAIGNYTEMPLKEEQDNNDQEEMDLSPMYNDYGGCPNAQPPPTLLSATALLQKASQIGSTTSTCSSGFQLMNKSHEMSGFGSSSLSQCENLSGDQMMHGADGLMMMMMAELKQKTSSGIDSGDGSLTRDFLGVKLGNDQPRTFSLQQELNSFTCSMNDSSIGFTGSQ